The window AGAAGGACAGCAGGTGCGCCAGCATCTGCTCTTCGTCGCCGGTGCCGTCCTCGGCGTTCCGGTACTGGTAGAGGGCGCCTTCGTAGATGCTGTGCTCCAGCATCCTCAGGACGCTGTTGTCCTTGATATTGCCATTCGGCGACGTGGGGCTGCTGATCCTTCCGCTGAAGGGACCGTCTCCCATATTCAGAAGGACCATGATCTTCGCGGCGAGTTGACGGCGCGCGTACGAGCGCGGCAACTGGCCGGTGGTCTCCGGCAGGAGTTCGTACACGAGCCCCTTGGGGAGCGGCTTGGTCGAGTTGACCAAGATGAACTGCGACCGCTGCTCTTCCTGTGACGCGATGAAGCCCACGGCTGCCACGGGGAACTCCGCAAGGTCCGCGTCCCTGATGGCTGCACTGCGTTGCTGTCCATCCACGAGCCAGGCCGGCTTCTCTTCGTCAGCGAGTGACTCATCAACAGGAATGATCAACTCGCCGGGGATGGAGTACTTCACGTTGCCACCGCGAACCGCCGGTTCGAACGTCACGCGCTCATCGAATGCGAGGACCAGTGCGTTGGGAAGCATCGCCCCCTCTGACTCGAGGTAGCGGCGGATCGAACTGATGTGACTGAGGACCTCGGGCCGCTGGTACCCCTGCAACCGCTTCTGGTCGTCGCGGCGGACGCGCGAGACAGAGGCAAAGTCGTGCAGCTTCTTGCCGTCGACAGCGAAGCAGTAGATCTCTTTGCTGCCTTGGAGCACTTTGAGCGCGGGAACCTTCAACACGTAGCGGTCGGCCACATCATCTCCTGTTTAAGTTACTTTGAGTACTATGCGCGGTCTGGGCGATTATGTGAGCGGCAGCTTGCGCATCTTGGCTTCGAGTACCGTCATGTTATGGAATCCGCGGCGCTTGTTTCGCTCCGTTCCACGGAAGATCACCATCTCGATCTTGTGCTGCCTACATAGATCACACTGACAGTCCCGCCAAGGCCGGTCGACGAGGGTCTCCTCGTACTTGTCGACCTTCTTCAGCTTCTTGGCGTCGCCGATAAGTGACTGATAGGCGCGCAGGGCATCCATGACATCCTGCACTTTAACGCTCTCATCCTCGTCATATTGGCGAAGCAATTTGAGGCATTCCCGCTCCGCCTTGATTGCTTCTGATTGCGACACCACCCCAGCCAGAATCAACCGCTTCAGAGTGAGGTTGCCGTCAACCTGGGGAACCCTGATCGCCATATAAGACCGGCCAGCAGTGTGGTAATTATTCCGCTCATCCATGAAGGCCTGCCGGAATGCCGAGGTACTGTCGAAGCTGCTGACATGATATCCGACGAAGCGTTCCATACTGTCGATGCGGGTGATTCCGAGAAGATGAAACTCAACATCATCCTCGCGAACTTCGGAGATCCTCTCAAGGCAAGCAATAATTTCCGGCGTCTTCAGCGGTACCATGCCACCCAGAGCGATCCTCTTGTACCCCATTTTCTGGAGTCTAGCGACACTGTCCGCGTAACTGTCCGGGCTCCACCCCTGGGCCGCGCCGACCGGCTCCAGCCTATTCTTTGGCTCGGAGATCAGCCGATTTCTCCCCTTAATGGCCTTTATAAATTTCTCCGCCAAGTCAAGCGAAATCTCACGACGTTTCATCCACGCAGGATCAGCCTCACTCTCGGGGACCTCAGGCTTGTAACCGAAGATGACATGGTCGATACTGATCCCCGAGTTGAACCTGCACTCGTAATAGAAGTCGAGCACTCCGTCAATAGTATAAGGCGGGTACTCTTCATCAATATAATTGAATGCCCCGCAGTCGCCGAGACTATCCATAGTCCGGGGTAGGCCGAAGAATTCCCTCACGCCATCTCGGTAGAGGCGGTTCCTCTGGGGGGCGCTGTACTTTCCAGCGCCCTTGACCGACCCGTCTACGATCGCCTTACTGACCAGTATCCCATCGTATGGCGCTGGATTCACAGCCTGATGAGCATACAAGTCATCTCTCTGTCGGACCCGGTGATCTGGATACTCATCTCTAATGAAGTCGTACCGGGGGCTGATCTGGTCCTGGCTGTCTGGGAAGTAGAACCTCACGACGCGCTCATCCTCGACTGAAGGTAGATTCGAATCAACAGGTTTGACAGGGTGCTGATATGTCGGGGCGTATTCTGCAACTCATTCCAGGGAATGTTGAGTTCCGGCCAGCGCCCCTTCGTCCAGTGGCAGTGAGGCTTGACCAGTTCCAACTCAGCCATGGCCTTGTCGTATGCATCCTTCGATCCGATATCTGCGCTCACAAGCACACGGTCCATTATCCGGTCCATGAGGCGCCCCATTGACCTAATTCCCACACCATGCATGAGTCGACTCTTAGCCGGTGAGAGCCCCCAGGCTTCTGGGAAGGTGTCCCTAACCGCCGTCCAGTAGACGACAAGGATGTCCCTCATCGCTGCCGTGTCGGTTGTTCCGTTGGAAAGGTTCTTGTACGGAAAGAGAACTCCGGAAGGAGAGAGCGATTCTTCGATGGCGGAGATGAGGCTGTTATCTTTGACTACTGCCTCAGACTTTCTATCACCCACTGTTGACGCCTGCTTGATCAGCCCTCTGAACGGTGAATCGTTGTCCAGGTTCAGGGCGTTGACTAGCGCAGATGGGAGTTTCCGAGCAGACAGCCTGGTGGGTAGCTTGGTGTTGACCTCAGGCAGAAGTTCAGATACGAGGTTCGTGGGAAGCGGCGACACGGTGTTGACCCGGAGAAACTGGTCGCGTTGGATCTCCAGATCTTCAGCAACGAATCCCGCAACGGTGATTGGGAGCTTCGATCGCTTCGTACGGGCAAGAGCAAGGCTTCGCTGCTGTCCGTCTACGATCAGGGCGGGTCGAGGAGCGTCGCCGGAATCCGGCAGCGGAATCTCAATGGTCCCAATCGTCGCCAACCCGTCGGTGCTGTTAGGCCCTCGGCTGCCCTTGAATCGGACCGAGGCGGGGAGTGCGAGGATGAGGCCGTTGGGAAACAGGACGTTCTCGCCGTCGAGGTAGTCAAGGATCTGCTTGACGTGCTGCTTTTTCTCGGGCCTCTGGTAACCGAGCAGCTTCCCCGCTTCGTCACGGGAGATCCGTGCGACGTCGGCAACACGGTCCACCTCTCCGGCCTGCAGAGCGAAGAGGTACAGAGGGATGTTTGGGTTCTGCTCGATGCGCAGCGCTCTGCGTCGGATGACGTTCTCAGTCACCGCTCCTCCATTGTCTGGACGTACAGCTTGGCGAAGCGGCTCTGCTCGCACGCTCGGCCTTCGTCTCTGAGTAGCCGAAGAAGCCGTGTCCGCGAGACGCCAGGCTGAGACGCGGTCTGCTGTCGGATGAAGACGATGACCTCGTCATCGGTCATCGGCTCTCGGTGGTGCTGCTCGGGCTTCGACTCGCCCGCCGCCCATTTCTTCCAGGAGTCGCTGGTGGTTCTTGAAGTGAGTTGGCTGTTCTGGCAGTGCCGGAGCCAAGATGTGGCCATGCGCACGTTCAGGCTCGTCAGCGTTCCACCCAGGGAGCGTCTCAACCCTGCGTCGGCGGGGACTCTTTGGATGCCACCGATCTCTTCCACGCCGCCGAAGAGGAGTGCCTCACTCCCGAGCATGGCTAGGGCGCGAAGCTCCGTCTCCATGGCCTTTGCATAGACCTCGGAGAGCACCATGAGGACGGCGCCAGTCTTGCCGAGCTCCTGCAGGGTTGCACGGCCGGCCTCCTCTTGGAGGTGGCCCCACCACTGGCAACTGCCTTCTGCGGTGGTGGCCACTGAGTCGGCGTGCCTATTGCTGAAGGTCGCAGCATACGAGGGGGCCGACACTGATACTGGTTGAAGGCCCAGGCCAGCGGACGCCACCCAGAGGTCCGCTTCGAATCCGGCCTCAGTTGCCGCTTCGCGAAGGCGCCGCACCTGCGTCCAGTGGTCTCCCCGGTAGAGCTCGGCGAGCGAGTGCGTGTGGGAGGCGCTCTTGACGCGCTCCTTCCATAGCGTTGCCCGCTCCTTCACGGTCCCCGCCGGGAGCGACCTCGCGTGCAGTGCCGGCTCTGGCACAGCGGCCTTACGATCCGTGCAAGTCACGACCAGCGTTAGTTGCCTCACGCAGCCTCTACTCCCCGACGAGCATAACTAGAAATCTATTGTCGTTACTCTACCTGTCAGTTTTCGCGCTAGGGTTCATCCGTACACACAGACCTAGGTAGGGAGCAAGGGCATGGCGGAGCGTCCCGCGATCGTTCTACTGAGTGGTGGCCTGGACTCGACGACTGTTCTGGCGATCGCCAAGGACCAGGGCTACACGCCGTACGCGCTGAGCTTCCGCTACGGCCAGCGGCACAGTGTGGAGCTTGAGGCTGCGAAGCGCGTGGCTGCGGCGCAGGGGGTTGCGCGCCACGTGATCGCGGACATCGATCTGCGAGTTTTCGGCGGCTCCGCTCTCACGTCCGACATCGATGTGCCGAAGCACGAATCCTTGGATGATGCCGACAACAAGGACACCGGCAGCAGCGTGCCCGTCACCTACGTTCCGGCGCGCAACACGATCTTCCTGTCCTTCGCGCTCGCCTATGCAGAGACAGTTGGGGCGAGCGACATCTTCACCGGCGTGACCGCGGTCGACTACAGCGGCTACCCGGACTGCCGCCCCGAGTACATGGAGGCCTACGAGCGCATGGCCAATCTAGCCACCCGCGCCGGGGTCGAGGGCACACAACGGCTCAAGCTTCACTCGCCGCTCATCGCCATGTCGAAGGCCGACATCGTCCGCGAAGGCCTGCGTCTCGGCGTGGACTACTCCCTCACCTCCTCCTGCTACGACCCGGACGAGCAGGGACGGGCTTGCGGGCACTGCGAGACTTGCCTGCTCCGCCTTAAGGGCTTCGCCGAGGCCGGCGTCACCGACCCCGTGCAGTACCAGGGCGCGTGAGAATGACCTACCTGGTCAAGGAGATCTTCTACACCCTGCAGGGCGAAGGGAGTCACGCAGGTCGTCCAGCCGTCTTCTGCCGCTTCTCCCGGTGCAACCTGTGGACGGGCCTGGAGAAGGATCGTCACCGTGCGATCTGCCAGTTCTGCGATACAGATTTCGTCGGAACCGATGGAGAAGGCGGTGGTCGGTTCCGGTCCCCGGACAACCTCGCGCAAGCCGTCGAACAGGCGTGGCCGTCAGCCTCCCGGGAGCACCGGTTTGTGGTGTGCACCGGCGGCGAGCCGCTCCTGCAGCTTGATGAAGCAGCGATCGAGGCGCTACATGCACGAGGCTTCGAGGTGGCTGTAGAGACGAACGGCACCCGCGTACCGCCGAAGGGTATCGACTGGATCTGTGTCAGCCCCAAGATCGGCTCCGAACTGATCGTGACCGGCGGTGATGAACTGAAGCTGGTTTACCCCCAGTTGGGCGGCGACCCCCGTCAGTTCGAGCACCTGGACTTCCGGTACTTCCGGCTCCAGCCCATGGATGGCCCTGACGTTGAAGCCAACACTAGGGCGACCGTCGAGTACTGCATGAAGAACCCGCGCTGGATCCTCTCTCTCCAGACGCACAAGTTTCTGGGAATTCAGTAATGGAAATCTTCCGCGAGTTCACTTTCGAAGCCGCGCATCGCCTGCCCAACGTGCCCGAGGGTCACAAGTGCGCGCGCCTGCATGGCCATTCCTACAAGGTCATCGTCCACGTCGAGGCTCCCGTCGGCCTTGAGACGGGCTGGGTCATGGACTTCGGTGACCTCAAGAAGGCTTTCAAGCCCCTCGAAGCACAGCTCGACCACTACTACCTCAACGACATTGAGGGCCTGGAGAACCCGACGAGCGAGGTCCTCGCCCGCTGGGTCTGGGAGCGGCTGAAACCGACCCTCCCCGACCTCTCCGCAATCACCGTTCGCGAGACGTGCACGTCCGGCTGCACCTATCGGGGCGCGTGAGCGATGCACGACATCCAGAACGAGACCGACTCCCGCGGCATCGAGATCGACGAGGTCGGCATCAGCGGCTTGCGCTATCCGCTGTACTTCGAGGACGGCCACCTCCGTCAGGAGAGCGTCGCAGAGATCGAAGTGACCGTGCGGCTTCAACATGACCGCCGCGGCACCCACATGAGCCGCATGGTGGCTCTCGTACACGAGTATCTTCGCCGGTTCGATCCGCGAAAGCTGCCGTACGTCCTGAAGGTCGGTGCGGACCTCCTTGATGCGCCCGCCCTTTCGGTATCGGTTGCCGTCCCGTTGAGCACGGTCGTGATCGCGCCGGCGAGTGGGGCCGAGTCGTGCCAGGTTCATGATGTCCGGTTCGACGGTCGTTGGGACGACGGGGACACGACGGTGATCACGTCGGTCACCACCGAGGTCACGAGTCTGTGCCCGTGCTCGAAGGCGATTTCTGATTACGGCGCCCATAACCAGCGCAGCCGCGTCACGCTGTCTGTGACAGGACGCGGCGACACTCCTTATCCCTTTGGGGTGCAGCAGGCCGTCCGACTTCTGGAGAAGTGCGCGTCGGCTCCGGTAGTTCCTTTGGTCAAGCGTCCCGATGAACGCGTCCTGACGATGCAGGCGTACGACCACCCAGTGTTCGTTGAGGACATGGCACGCGACGTCAGCCGGGCCTGCCGTGATCGAGGGCTCGTCCACTCGGTGCGAGTACGCAACCTTGAGAGCATCCACAGTCATGACGCCGTCGCGCACATCTCTGGGTGATGTTCCCTCCTTGCAGATGGTGCACGAATTCGACCTGATTGAAGGCCTCGAGCCTATGGCGATGCGTTTCAGGGGGGATCCGTGGTGGGACTCAACTGCCGCCTGAAGAGCCGGGAACATAATGGCGCTTGGGCGCGACGGGCAGGATGAACTCGCTGCTGCTGGCTTTCAACCTCCTTCCGGCCCGCTTCTCTGCGGAGAAGATCGTCGGAGTGCTGGTCGAATTCGAATCTGCTGCGCAACTGGCCGTCCTCCGCGCGAAGCGCGGCGGCAGCCACGTGGTCGCCTCGATCGTTCATGAGTCCCCGTCAGCGAACTGACGGGGACTCATGAACGATCGGAACCTCGGCACGGGATTCGTCTTCAGCTATGACGAATCCGTGTCGATGCAGGAACGTGGCACTATGCGCAACCGGCTTCTGCGCCTTCCCGGTATCACTGAGCGTTTTCAGCGTTGCCTCTCCAGGGTGAGGACGGCCTTGGTGATGACGGTCATGCAGTTGGGGCTGATGCGGGATCTGCGGAAGATCTGCCAGGACTTCAGTCGTGCTCTGCCGCGTTCGACGGGCGCTCGTGCCTGGGCGAGGGCGCGGTTGAGTTCACCGCCGGGTGGGCGTCTGAGGCCGGTGGTGACCCAGGAGCCGGCGCCGGTGTAGGCACGGTCGGCGAGGATCGGACGCCTTGTCGCTCGCAGATTTTTACGATCTTACCTCCAGGGCAAGCATCCGGGCCGCGTCCTCATTCCCCCAACCCCGTAAGCTCCAAGGCCTTCTTCACGGTCTTCTGGAGGCTCCTGAGCGTCACGTCGAGACCGTCGGGGGTCTCAACCCGTGCCGCTCCAGCCCCTCCCGGCGCTACCTTGGGCTCATGGCGCTCCCCATCGTCACGGGCCCACGGTCTCCTGCGGGTCACACAGTGCGAGCCCTCGGAGTGCCCTCACGTGGCTCGTACTCATCCTCGACCTCGATCAGCCGCCACGCAGGGTGGAAGTCGCGGTGGCCGTCGTACGCCGCAACGAGTGAGTGGATCACCGGGCTACGGAATTCCCGCGAGAGTCCGGCCCACAACTCGCTGGCCGCCCTCTTCCAGAGGACGCGCCCCTCGTTGTCCTCCGCCCTCCGCGGAAACTCCTCCACCCAGTCCATGAGTCGACGTTTCGCCTCGACGTCAGCGAGGACCCGGGCCTGCAACTTTGCCACGTCTTGGTTCTTGCCGGGCTTCAGTGCGCGAGCCGCAGTTTCGTCCTCGTCAAGACGGGCCCAGAGGAACTCCATCATGGCCTTGAATTCGTCATCTCTCATCGCTGTTACCCCCTAGTCGGCGTTGAGAGGCCATCATCCAGCAGACCGGTCAGTCCGTGAGCTTTTTTCATGTGGCCACTGGATGACGCAGGTGAGGTGGTATGGGGGTCGCAACGCACAAGGCCCAAAAGCCAGGCTGTACGGCAAGGGTCTGAACACGGAGCTATGTCCTGCGCCGGACGACCGTCGAGGTGATCGATGACCTGCTGCGAGAAGAACTTAACGTTGAGGACGATGCCTACGGCTTGAGCCGAGGTCACTACGCGCTTACTGAGCTTGAACTCGGGTTGTCGTATTGGGTTATGAGGGGTGGAGGGTGAGTCCCGTTTCTGCGAGGCAGCCGTCGAGGAGGGCCGGCCGGTACTGGATCTTGCGGAGTCCCTGGCGGACGGTGCGGATGAGGTGGTCTGTGCTGGTGAAGGCGACGTTGGTGGTGTAGCCGCGTCGCAGCAGCGACCAGATGCCTTCGACCGGGTTGAGCTCGGGAGCGTAGGCGGGTAACTGGACGACGGTCAGCCAGTTCTGGCCGTCGATGAAGCGGCGCATGTCCGCGCAGAGATGAGTGCCGAGGTTGTCCCAGATAAGGATGATGGGGGCGCCGAGCTGACGGTGAGCGGCGATCAGGAGGTCTCGGTAGTCCGTCCAGGCAAAGCTCCGGCGGCCCTCACGTCGGCTGCCATGCCGCTTGGGCCGGTAGATCAGGCGGGAGGGTTGGCCTGTCTTGTAGCAGGCCAGGGCGGCGATGGACAGCTGGCGCGAGGTGCGGCCGCGCACCCTGATCACCGGGGTGTGGCCGCGCCTGGCCCACGTGCGTGCGGTGGGCGGCGTCATCGAGAAGCCGGCTTCGTCCTCGAAGACGACCCATGCGTCGAGCGCCGCCGCGGTGTTTCCACGTGCGGCCAGGTCTCCTTCACCCAGCCACAGATGGCCTCCTCGTCGCGTTCGACGGCCCGTCTGGTCGGCACCTGGCAGGAGAAGCCATGCCTGATCAGCAGCTTGCGCACCCCTTGCAGGGTGTAGCTCTTATGGAAACGCCGGCCGATCACGGTCTTCACCCGTGACAGTGTCCAGCGCTGGTCCGGCCAGCCGTGCGCCACCGGCCCCTTCGCCAACTCCGCCTCCAGCTGGGCGAACTGGGCATCGCTCAACCGGGGAACGGAGGCGGATCCCGCTGACCGCAGGGCCCGCGGGCCGCCCTTGTCCCACAACCGCCGCCACCGCTGCACCGACCGGACGCTGACCCGTAACTCCGCCGCGATCGCCGAACTCGGCTCACCAGCGGCGAACCGCTCTGCGGCCATCATGCGGATCCCCTCGCGGAACTGCCGGCGCTCGTCCGACAGACCGCCGCCCTGCGCGTACCTCATGACAACGGAATACCGCGAGGATCAAGCCCTGTCAGCAACTGCGACAACCCGAGTTCAATCTCAGTAGAGGAGATGGCAGCGGCACAGCGGTATCCACGTCAGATCCGTTCCATGCTCCGTTCTCCCACCAGACCACCGAGACGCCGAAGGCTCCTTCGACCGCTGCGACCGCCCAGGACTCAGTCGGCGCGGCTGCGCAAACGAGGAAGGCCCGGTCGACGGAATGGCCGAGCGTGAAGCGGATTTCTGCGGTGCGCGTCGCCGCTTCGCGAAGATCGGAGTACGTGGGCTGTTCCGCATGCAATACCTCGAAGAGGTGGGTGCCGCTCTCACCCGCTCAGATGATGTGGCTAGGGCGACGTTCAGCGGAACGTCGCCCTAGCCACCTCACGCGGATCCATCAGATTGGACCAGTCCGGCCGCACCCTGCTCCTCATCAACGCGCTCACCTCCCGCTGCGGCATCGTCCCGTACCCGCCCTCCGACAAGGCCGTCTGGGCGCACATCCGCCTCTGCTGACATCTACAACTGTTAACCCATTCGCGCCACCTGTGACCGAGAGATCCATTAGGTTGACTCTGCGTTCACCACCGAGCCGCCGAGGACCTGCATGACACCGTTACCCGCGTTCGACCCCGCCACGGAGTGCCCTCCCCCGGGTAGGT of the Streptomyces sp. NBC_00287 genome contains:
- the queE gene encoding 7-carboxy-7-deazaguanine synthase codes for the protein MTYLVKEIFYTLQGEGSHAGRPAVFCRFSRCNLWTGLEKDRHRAICQFCDTDFVGTDGEGGGRFRSPDNLAQAVEQAWPSASREHRFVVCTGGEPLLQLDEAAIEALHARGFEVAVETNGTRVPPKGIDWICVSPKIGSELIVTGGDELKLVYPQLGGDPRQFEHLDFRYFRLQPMDGPDVEANTRATVEYCMKNPRWILSLQTHKFLGIQ
- the dbpB gene encoding DGQHR domain-containing protein DpdB, producing the protein MADRYVLKVPALKVLQGSKEIYCFAVDGKKLHDFASVSRVRRDDQKRLQGYQRPEVLSHISSIRRYLESEGAMLPNALVLAFDERVTFEPAVRGGNVKYSIPGELIIPVDESLADEEKPAWLVDGQQRSAAIRDADLAEFPVAAVGFIASQEEQRSQFILVNSTKPLPKGLVYELLPETTGQLPRSYARRQLAAKIMVLLNMGDGPFSGRISSPTSPNGNIKDNSVLRMLEHSIYEGALYQYRNAEDGTGDEEQMLAHLLSFWTPVSNIFEDAWDKPPKESRLTHGVGIQAMGFVMDRLTADIPFDKVDWDKVRITLRGLEDRVAWTSGTWRFSDGQERRWNGLQNTASDVRLLTSHLQALVSK
- the queD gene encoding 6-carboxytetrahydropterin synthase QueD; its protein translation is MEIFREFTFEAAHRLPNVPEGHKCARLHGHSYKVIVHVEAPVGLETGWVMDFGDLKKAFKPLEAQLDHYYLNDIEGLENPTSEVLARWVWERLKPTLPDLSAITVRETCTSGCTYRGA
- the queC gene encoding 7-cyano-7-deazaguanine synthase QueC, which produces MAERPAIVLLSGGLDSTTVLAIAKDQGYTPYALSFRYGQRHSVELEAAKRVAAAQGVARHVIADIDLRVFGGSALTSDIDVPKHESLDDADNKDTGSSVPVTYVPARNTIFLSFALAYAETVGASDIFTGVTAVDYSGYPDCRPEYMEAYERMANLATRAGVEGTQRLKLHSPLIAMSKADIVREGLRLGVDYSLTSSCYDPDEQGRACGHCETCLLRLKGFAEAGVTDPVQYQGA
- a CDS encoding IS630 family transposase (programmed frameshift), with protein sequence MRYAQGGGLSDERRQFREGIRMMAAERFAAGEPSSAIAAELRVSVRSVQRWRRLWDKGGPRALRSAGSASVPRLSDAQFAQLEAELAKGPVAHGWPDQRWTLSRVKTVIGRRFHKSYTLQGVRKLLIRHGFSCQVPTRRAVERDEEAIWLGEGDLAARGNTAAALDAWVVFEDEAGFSMTPPTARTWARRGHTPVIRVRGRTSRQLSIAALACYKTGQPSRLIYRPKRHGSRREGRRSFAWTDYRDLLIAAHRQLGAPIILIWDNLGTHLCADMRRFIDGQNWLTVVQLPAYAPELNPVEGIWSLLRRGYTTNVAFTSTDHLIRTVRQGLRKIQYRPALLDGCLAETGLTLHPS
- a CDS encoding DUF6221 family protein — protein: MRDDEFKAMMEFLWARLDEDETAARALKPGKNQDVAKLQARVLADVEAKRRLMDWVEEFPRRAEDNEGRVLWKRAASELWAGLSREFRSPVIHSLVAAYDGHRDFHPAWRLIEVEDEYEPREGTPRARTV
- the dbpB gene encoding DGQHR domain-containing protein DpdB, whose translation is MTENVIRRRALRIEQNPNIPLYLFALQAGEVDRVADVARISRDEAGKLLGYQRPEKKQHVKQILDYLDGENVLFPNGLILALPASVRFKGSRGPNSTDGLATIGTIEIPLPDSGDAPRPALIVDGQQRSLALARTKRSKLPITVAGFVAEDLEIQRDQFLRVNTVSPLPTNLVSELLPEVNTKLPTRLSARKLPSALVNALNLDNDSPFRGLIKQASTVGDRKSEAVVKDNSLISAIEESLSPSGVLFPYKNLSNGTTDTAAMRDILVVYWTAVRDTFPEAWGLSPAKSRLMHGVGIRSMGRLMDRIMDRVLVSADIGSKDAYDKAMAELELVKPHCHWTKGRWPELNIPWNELQNTPRHISTLSNLLIRIYLQSRMSAS
- a CDS encoding GTP cyclohydrolase I FolE2; the protein is MHDIQNETDSRGIEIDEVGISGLRYPLYFEDGHLRQESVAEIEVTVRLQHDRRGTHMSRMVALVHEYLRRFDPRKLPYVLKVGADLLDAPALSVSVAVPLSTVVIAPASGAESCQVHDVRFDGRWDDGDTTVITSVTTEVTSLCPCSKAISDYGAHNQRSRVTLSVTGRGDTPYPFGVQQAVRLLEKCASAPVVPLVKRPDERVLTMQAYDHPVFVEDMARDVSRACRDRGLVHSVRVRNLESIHSHDAVAHISG
- the dpdA gene encoding tRNA-guanine transglycosylase DpdA; its protein translation is MRFYFPDSQDQISPRYDFIRDEYPDHRVRQRDDLYAHQAVNPAPYDGILVSKAIVDGSVKGAGKYSAPQRNRLYRDGVREFFGLPRTMDSLGDCGAFNYIDEEYPPYTIDGVLDFYYECRFNSGISIDHVIFGYKPEVPESEADPAWMKRREISLDLAEKFIKAIKGRNRLISEPKNRLEPVGAAQGWSPDSYADSVARLQKMGYKRIALGGMVPLKTPEIIACLERISEVREDDVEFHLLGITRIDSMERFVGYHVSSFDSTSAFRQAFMDERNNYHTAGRSYMAIRVPQVDGNLTLKRLILAGVVSQSEAIKAERECLKLLRQYDEDESVKVQDVMDALRAYQSLIGDAKKLKKVDKYEETLVDRPWRDCQCDLCRQHKIEMVIFRGTERNKRRGFHNMTVLEAKMRKLPLT